DNA from Archaeoglobus veneficus SNP6:
TGGATGCAGCATTCCGAAGAGTTTTGCGATTCTGCCAGTGTTATCGGCTATGATAGGAAACGGAATCTCGACACCTAATTTTTCTTTTATCCACTCGACCCACTTTATGTGGGAAAACACCTGGTCGATGGACAAACCGATTAGTTCTGCATTTTTTTCCTTAAATTCCTCATATCTTTTGGCAAAAGCGACGAATTCGGTGGTGCACACGGGGGTAAAGTCTGCGGGATGGCTGAACAGTACAACCCACTTACCTTCATAATCCTCTGGAAAATCTATCACACCTTTCGTAGTCTGTGCCTTAAATTCTGGCGCTCTATCTCCTATTAGGGGGATGCCCTCCATACAACACACTTATTATCACCATGATTAATATGGTCTTCAAAACATATAAAGCTATCGACCACCATTCAGAAATGTACAAAATGTTTATATGTGTGTTATTTATTTGAGATTCGACCCGACTTAGTCACCGTGACATATTCTATGACACGAAACCTGAAAAACATACGTGTGTAATTCGAAAAACACAAGCATTCAGCTGCCTTGGAATAATTAGTACAGGACAAAGTGAATGTTCCTTAAAGCCATTTTGGATAATTTTCGAAAAAACCATGCGGGGGGAGGGATTTGAACCCTCGGACCCCTACGGGACTGGCCCCTCAAGCCAGCGCCTTTTCCTGACTCGGCAACCCCCGCGACAGCGGAAACGTCAGATATCGGCGAAAGCACGATAGCGACAGGCTGAATGCCTCGGCGAATCTCTGTAATCAGTTTATCAATGAATTTCGAGATGTTTTCTGTATTATTGTGCAACCATTTATAATTTTCTTCGGATACTGTTATATGCAATCTCGGCCTGTTGCGCTTCGTTCGCCGATTGGAGCCCGCTGATGATGATTTGTTTTGTCCGGACACTTGTGTATTTGTGCTCATGGTTACTGTTTATGAAGCTTATGGT
Protein-coding regions in this window:
- a CDS encoding peroxiredoxin, with product MEGIPLIGDRAPEFKAQTTKGVIDFPEDYEGKWVVLFSHPADFTPVCTTEFVAFAKRYEEFKEKNAELIGLSIDQVFSHIKWVEWIKEKLGVEIPFPIIADNTGRIAKLFGMLHPEAAESQTVRAVFIIDPKGIIRAILYYPLSVGRNIDEILRLLTALQVSSEKGVALPANWPNNELIGDKVIVPPPTSEDEAKERPKKYECFDWWFCYKAVDE